TGCCATGCGGTCGACGGGTCGGCGCCCAGAACGTCACGCTGAAAGCCGATGCCGGCCACGAAGTTCCGGATCGCGGTCTCGGGACTCGTGAGGTTGGTGTTGGGCTCGTTGTAGGTGCCGCCCATGATCTCGACGCGGCCCTGCCGAAGCAGGCGGCGCAGGTCGTCGCGGGCCTGTGGGTGGGTGTCCCAGTACGGCTTGAGGTAGTCGACCTCGGCCAGCACGAACCTGTAGTCCGGATCGCGGCGTGCCATCTCGAGATGGGCGGAGACCAACTCGAAGCCGTTGGTCTGCCGGGCCCGGCCGGGCGGGTCCTCGGTCCACTCGCTGGTGTAGGCGGCCTGGGTGTTCCACCACACCGGGTCGTAGTGGAAGTGGCTGACCATGTACATCGTCCACCCGGGTTCGGCGTCGACGAACGTGAACTCGAACCGAACGTGACCGGCCTCGACGACGGCGGGCCTGCGGCGGCCCGGCGCGACGTCGGTCACGCCCACCGCAACCTCCGCGACACCGTCACCCACGCCGGTGAGCGCATCGCCGCCGGTCAGCCCGGCGCCGGTCACCCGCACGGGTGTCGCGGCCGTGGCGCCGGTGTAACCGACGCGGACCACCTGCGCAGGCCCGTCATCGGTCCCGACGAACAGCTCCGTGGGCTCCGCGGAGGTCACCGACAGCGACATGTCTCAACTATTGCCGGATCTCGCGGCGACGGCAGGAGTCTGCCGGAAGACACACCGCGCGGATCACCGCCGGGATCAACGGCCCAACACTGTTCGGCAACAGTTCACATACACGCTGACCTGCTGCGGGTGCCAGCGCGCGCATGCCGTGCCAAAGTGGAGTCATTGTGAGTGACGACATGCAGTACAGCGCCGGGCGCAGGACGCCGTGGCGGGACCCGCTGTCGATGGGCTGGCAGGCCCACCGACGGATCCTGCTGCTGCGACTGCGGTGGCATTCGTCGGCGACGAACCGCCGCGACGGAGGCATCATGCGCTCCCACGGGCGCTAGCTGGGAGCACCGCGGTATCCGACGGGAGACCACATGACCGGCTCCACGAAGGCCGCTGAAGACGTACTGAAGGGCCTGGCCGGTGTCCGCACCTGGCAGCAGGACTGCTATGTCGACCTGCACAGCCATCCCGAGCTTTCGCATCAGGAGTTCCGCACCGCACGCATCGTCGCCGACCGACTCGGCGTCAGCGGGTACCAGGTCCACACCGGCGTCGGTGGCAGCGGAGTGGTGGGAGTCCTGGCCAACGGCAGCGGGCCCACCGTGCTGTTGCGCGCCGACATGGACGCGCTTCCCGTGCGGGAGGTCACCGGCCTGCCGTATGCGAGCACGGTACGCAGCACCGACGCCGAGGGCCACGAGGTCCCGGTGATGCATGCCTGTGGACACGACGCCCACGTGGCGGCGCTGCTCGGGGCCGCACAGCTGTTCGCCGACGGCACCGAGCACTGGTCGGGCACGCTCGTCACGCTCTTCCAGCCCGCCGAGGAGACCTCGGACGGCGCCAGGGGCATGGTCGCGGACGGGCTGGCGGACCTGTTGCCGAAGGTCGATGTCGCCTTGGCTCAGCATGTGTTCCCGATCCCGGCCGGCACGGTCGGTGTGCACAGCGGGCCGTTCATGGCCAGCGCCGACAGCATGCGCATCACGGTGCACGGCCGCGGGGCGCACGGCTCGATGCCGCAGGCGTCCGTCGACCCGGTGGTGCTCGCGGCGATGATCGTCGTCCGGCTGCAGACGATCGTGTCCCGCGAGGTCGCCCCCACCGAATCCGCGGTGCTCACGGTCGGCAGCATCCAGTCCGGCAGTGCCAGCAACGTGATCCCCGACCGAGCCGTGCTGGAGTTGAACATCCGCACCTACAGCGACACGACACGCACCGCGATCCTCGATGCGATCCAGCGGATCGTTCGTGCCGAGTGTGCGGCGTCAGGATCTCCGGCCGAACCCGAGTTCGAGATGTTCGGCCGATTCCCTCTGACCGACAACGACAGCGACGTCACCGCGCGCGTGACCGAGGCGTTCACGGGTTTCTTCGGGGACAGCT
The DNA window shown above is from Mycolicibacterium confluentis and carries:
- a CDS encoding amidohydrolase, whose translation is MTGSTKAAEDVLKGLAGVRTWQQDCYVDLHSHPELSHQEFRTARIVADRLGVSGYQVHTGVGGSGVVGVLANGSGPTVLLRADMDALPVREVTGLPYASTVRSTDAEGHEVPVMHACGHDAHVAALLGAAQLFADGTEHWSGTLVTLFQPAEETSDGARGMVADGLADLLPKVDVALAQHVFPIPAGTVGVHSGPFMASADSMRITVHGRGAHGSMPQASVDPVVLAAMIVVRLQTIVSREVAPTESAVLTVGSIQSGSASNVIPDRAVLELNIRTYSDTTRTAILDAIQRIVRAECAASGSPAEPEFEMFGRFPLTDNDSDVTARVTEAFTGFFGDSCWQMPQGTGSEDFSEIPSALGVPYTYWGFGGADAAKFRAASDSGRVAQDIPVNHAPNFAPVIQPTLDVGTQALVVAAMVWLARSPQ